The following are encoded together in the Fundulus heteroclitus isolate FHET01 chromosome 19, MU-UCD_Fhet_4.1, whole genome shotgun sequence genome:
- the cx35.4 gene encoding connexin 35.4: MDWKTFQALLSGVNKYSTAFGRIWLSVVFVFRVMVYVVAAERVWGDEQKDFDCNTKQPGCANVCYDHFFPISHVRLWALQLIFITCPSFMVVMHVAYREDRERKHQAKFGDDKKLYTNTGKKHGGLWWTYLISLFVKTGIEIAFLYILHHIYNSFYLPRVVKCEVSPCPNIVDCYVGHPTEKKVFTYFMVGASALCIILNICEIIYLVSKRVARIANKIKRHNRTKHFQHDDYTNDNFNNYNMIAPKEKMADKPPSFKNVCKSPPRLEVLRTDPMIRASAPNLSYQCS; the protein is encoded by the coding sequence ATGGACTGGAAGACCTTCCAAGCCCTCCTCAGTGGAGTGAACAAATACTCTACTGCGTTTGGACGGATATGGCTGTCGGTGGTGTTCGTGTTCAGGGTGATGGTGTACGTGGTGGCAGCTGAGCGGGTATGGGGCGACGAGCAGAAAGACTTTGACTGCAACACTAAGCAGCCTGGCTGCGCCAACGTCTGCTACGATCACTTCTTCCCCATCTCCCACGTCCGCCTGTGGgctctacagctcatcttcaTCACGTGCCCTTCCTTCATGGTGGTCATGCATGTGGCGTACCGCGAGGACCGGGAGCGAAAGCACCAGGCAAAGTTTGGGGATGACAAAAAGCTGTACACCAACACCGGCAAGAAACACGGCGGGCTGTGGTGGACCTATCTGATCAGCCTTTTCGTCAAAACGGGCATTGAGATTGCCTTCCTCTACATCCTGCACCACATCTACAACAGCTTCTATCTGCCGAGGGTTGTCAAGTGCGAGGTGAGTCCCTGTCCCAACATTGTGGACTGCTACGTTGGTCACCCAACGGAGAAGAAGGTCTTCACCTACTTCATGGTCGGTGCTTCAGCCCTCTGCATCATCCTGAACATATGCGAGATAATCTATCTCGTCTCCAAGAGAGTCGCACGGATTGCCAACAAGATCAAAAGGCATAATCGTACCAAGCATTTTCAACACGACGACTACACCAACGACAACTTCAACAACTACAACATGATTGCGCCAAAGGAAAAGATGGCGGATAAGCCTCCGTCCTTCAAGAACGTCTGCAAGTCGCCGCCACGGCTGGAGGTACTCAGGACAGATCCAATGATACGGGCCTCTGCTCCCAACCTGTCCTATCAATGCTCATGA